One window from the genome of Dermacentor silvarum isolate Dsil-2018 chromosome 7, BIME_Dsil_1.4, whole genome shotgun sequence encodes:
- the LOC119459214 gene encoding sex-determining region Y protein: protein MSSEVQHSYQLRSRIPRPRSAFMLFAEEKRRSVADENPNENNQRVSSRLGELWRSLSTAVKEPYQRKAAEAAIVHRRNHPDYVYNPREAHRRKGQERRAKAVVSKPKNGSSGDQEQQPSISTAVAQDRGFPEFQHPPPPPSQRNERRGTSAARGSASGAAQRMPLPRPTATVTATASARSDARPYNVHRFTAPLQPSLRWANRENALPTTLLTAARAFKQAKTPYARIMLHNQVSSTLLNDEDDDSSAGTSSFDQKWIPGEPGLCRRCPRRRGRSR, encoded by the coding sequence ATGAGCAGTGAGGTTCAGCACAGCTACCAGCTGCGGTCGCGCATTCCGCGACCTCGAAGCGCCTTCATGCTGTTCGCGGAGGAAAAGAGGCGATCGGTGGCCGATGAGAACCCAAACGAGAACAACCAGCGCGTGAGCAGCCGCCTGGGCGAGCTGTGGCGTTCTCTCAGCACCGCCGTCAAGGAGCCGTACCAGCGCAAGGCGGCCGAAGCTGCCATCGTCCACCGAAGAAATCACCCGGACTACGTCTACAACCCACGTGAGGCCCACCGGCGCAAGGGCCAGGAGCGCAGGGCCAAGGCGGTTGTTAGCAAGCCCAAGAATGGCAGTTCCGgggaccaggagcagcagccgAGCATTTCCACAGCCGTGGCCCAAGATCGAGGTTTCCCGGAGTTCCAgcatccaccaccaccaccgtcgcaaaGGAACGAACGCCGTGGAACCAGCGCTGCCCGTGGCAGCGCTTCGGGTGCTGCTCAGAGAATGCCGCTCCCTAGGCCGACGGCCACTGTCACGGCCACGGCGTCGGCTCGCTCGGATGCTCGGCCCTACAACGTGCACCGgttcaccgctcctcttcaaccgTCACTGCGTTGGGCGAACAGAGAAAACGCCTTGCCCACCACTCTGTTAACGGCAGCGCGCGCATTCAAACAGGCTAAAACGCCATATGCCCGAATAATGCTTCACAACCAGGTATCCTCGACACTTCTgaacgacgaagacgacgactcgTCAGCGGGCACGTCGTCGTTCGACCAGAAGTGGATTCCTGGAGAGCCTGGGCTCTGCAGGCGGTGCCCCAGGCGAAG